Below is a window of Chryseobacterium arthrosphaerae DNA.
AAAATCTTAAAAGAAAATAATATCGGACAGCTTGTAGTGACGGAAAACGGGAAGTATTTCGGGATTATAGATCTGCACAAACTGCTGGATGAAGGGATTAATTAATATTTAGATGTTCCATTTTTTACAAAAACATATTCAGGAGATTATTAATCCCACGGATGATGAATTTGAAATCATTCAAAGCTTTTTTGTGAAAAAGAAATTCAGGAAAAGACAGTTTCTGATCCAGGAGCATCAGCCTGTACATGAGATTTTTCTGATAGAAAAAGGCATTCTGAAAAGCAGTATTATAGACAGTTCCGGGAAAGAGCATATTCTTCAGTTTGCAGCTTCCAACTGGTGGATTTCAGATTTTGCGGGCTTTTTTAAGCAGGAAACCTCATCATTAGCCGTAGACTGTATTGAAGATTCTGAAGTGTATGCACTGTCATATGAGGATCTGAACCTCCTTTGCCGGAAAGTTCCGGTCATGGAACATTTTTTCAGGGTAAAATCTAACTTCGGGTATGTTGCCCTTCAGCAGAGAATCCTGTCTTTGATGAGTAAAACGGCTAAGGAACGTTATGAGGATTTCATAAAACAATATCCCGGTTTTACAGATCATATTCCCAAGCAGCTTATTGCAAGCTATCTGGGCGTTTCAAGAGAAACATTAAGCAGACTGTACTCATAAAGATGTGACCTGTGTCACATCTTTTTTTTGAGGTATGTCCTTATAGAAGTTCCATTAAAAATCCAATCTTTGTACTATAAATTTAAACAACAATACCAATGAAAAAGAAAGCATTAATTGTAGTGACAAGTGTAGAGAAATATCCTGAGATGGAAAGAGCAACAGGTTTGTGGCTGGGTGAAGCGGTTCATTTTTATGAAAAACTGGAGGAAAAAGGGTATGAAATTGATTTTGTAAGTCCTAAAGGAGGTTATACTCCACTCGATCCTGTTTCTCTGCAGATGTTTGTGCAGCCTGCAGACTGGAAATATTATGCTGATAAAACGTTCAGGAATAAGCTGGGTAATACTTTACAGCCCAAAGATATCAATGCTAAAGATTATGGTGTGATGTATTATACAGGCGGCCATGGTGTGATCTGGGATTTCCCGGACAATAAAGAGCTGCAGGAAATCGCCCGTGACATTTATGAAGACGGCGGAATTGTATCATCCGTCTGCCACGGAGCTGTAGGTCTGTTTAACATCAAGCTTTCCAACGGAGAAAGTCTGATTAAGGGAAAAACATTAACAGGCTTTTCAAATTCAGAGGAAATTGCGGCAGAGCTGGCAGATCACGTTCCTTTCCTTACTGAAGATGTGCTGAAAAGCAAAGGTGCTCATTATGTAAAAGCTGATCAGGATTTTATTCCTTTTGCAGTGGCTGACGGAAACCTGGTCACAGGACAAAACCCTCAATCCGGGGCTGCTGTGGCTGAAAAAGTATTGGAAATCCTGGAAAAATAAAGGACTTTACCCCTTAAAAAACGAAGCTGTCTCTTATGTCTGCATGACAATACAGGAGACAGCATTTTATGATGTAAGAGGTCAATTATATTTTATAATTTTTTGAGTGATCTGTTTAAACATTTTTATAGCATTTGCTGATATTCTTATTCTCCTGGCTTTGCATTATATGCCCTTCAATAATTTTAAATTTCAAACATCGGTCATTTAACTAAATATTTCATAAATTTGCGCTTTAAAAATTTTATTCCGTGAGTGATGGTAAAGACATGTCCTTTCTTGGGCATATAGGAGAATTAAGAGGACACCTGATCCGTTCTATTATTGCAATCATCATTGCTGCTTTTGCCGTTGGTTTCAATATCAACTGGATCATGGACCATATCTTTTTCGGTCCTACAAGAAATGATTTCCCTACGTTCAGGCTGGTCAATCATTTTTCGAGAATGATCCTGGGAGAAGACAGCATTCACCTTCCAAAGGACTTTCCTGTCCGTGTACAGAGATTATATCAGCAGTTCAATGTAATGATGGCTGTTTCTATTTTCGGGGGGATGGTCGCTGCATTTCCTTATATTGTATGGGAATTATGGCGTTTTATCAGTCCTGCATTACACCCGAGAGAAAAAAAGAATTCAATCTATATCATCAATGCAGTCTGGATGCTCTTTATGACAGGAGTACTTTGCGGGTATTTTTTAATTCTTCCGTTTGCCGTTAACTTCGGGGTGATCTTTAAGATTTCAGACATTATTGTTCCGCTTTATGATTTGAGTGACTATACCACATTATTTTTACAGGTAGTTTTGGGTATGGGAGTAATCTTCCTCTTCCCTATTCTGATTTATTTCCTCACCAGCATCGGAATTCTGACGCCTACCTTTATGAAAACATACCGCCGCCACGCTATCGTTCTGATCATGGTGGTAGCCGCAATTATTACCCCGGCAGATGTTTTAAGTATGCTGATGGCAGCATTTCCGCTCCTTATCTTATATGAGTTCAGTATCATGATGTGTACTTTCACTTATAAAAGGGTACAGAAAAGCAACGGTAATCTTCCTGCTGTGAAGGAATCATAAGACTTAAAATATTGAATCAATACAATGCTAAATACAGATGCTGATCTCATAAGAGGTTAGCATTTTTTTTGCAGGCAGCAACGACAGCGCCTCTGCCGTTTATCAAAAAACATTCACATTTTTGTATTTCTCCGGGTCTGGCAGAATAGCCGCTTTTTTTATGGATGTTAAAAAATCAGGATCAATTTTTACTTTTCAGCCGTCAGCCTATTAATTTATTTTCTATTTTTGAAAAGATTATTCAATAAAGTTTAAAAATGAAAAAGCTATCATATACACTTTTATTTGCATCAGGACTTGTTTTCGGGCAGTTTTTTGAAAAAGACAAGGTTTTTACCAAACAGGACACGCTGAAGGGTTCCAATACCGCATACCGTGATTTCTGGGATGTTAAAAAATATGACCTTTCCGTGGAACCTGATTTCAAGCAGAAAAGCATTAAAGGGATCAATACAATAAGCTTTGACATCATTAAGGACGTTACCAATCCTACTTTCCAGATTGACTTACAGCAGCCTATGAAAGCGGATAAGGTAACCGCAAGCTTTCCTATAGCCCATTATAAGCAGGATGGAGATTTTATTTTCATTACTACCCATAAAAAGTTTAAAAAGGGAGAAAAGTACACCATTGATGTTACCTATTCCGGAAATCCTACGATTGCTAAAAAAGCACCATGGGATGGCGGCTGGGTATTCACAGAAGATGAAAAAGGAAATCCTTGGATGAGTGTTGCCGATGAAGGCATTGGGGCGTCGATCTGGCTTCCCACCAAAGACATCTGGAGCGATGAGCCGGACAATGGTATTATTATGAAAATTATCACGCCCAATGATCTTGTAGGTGTTGGGAACGGAAGACTGATTGATAAAAAAACGGATGGAGGTAAAACGGCTTATACGTGGCAGGTTAAAAATCCGATCAATGCTTACTCCATTATCCCGAATATCGGAAAGTATGTGAATTTTAAAGATACCTTCGATGGAGAAAAAGGGAAACTGGACCTGGATTACTGGGTGCTTGATTATAATTTAGATAAGGCAAAGAAACATTTTGAACAGGTAAAACCTATGCTTTCTGCTTTTGAATACTGGTTTGGCCCTTATCCATTCTACGAAGACTCTTACAAACTGGTAGACTCCCCTTACCTGGGCATGGAACACCAGAGCAATGTAGCATATGGTAACCAATACATGAACGGCTACCTTGGAAGAGATCTCTCAGGAACAGGAGTGGGACTGAAATGGGATTTTATCATTATTCATGAAAGCGGACATGAGTGGTTTGCCAATAATATCACCGCCAAAGACCAGGCGGATATGTGGATTCATGAAAGCTTTACCAATTATTCCGAAGTACTTTTTACAGAAAAGTACCTGGATAAAAAATCGGCAGACATCTACGCCATCGGAATCCGTAATATCATAAGCAATGACGTTCCTATTATCGGAAAATACGGGGTAAGAAATGAAGGCAGCGGCGATATGTATCCTAAAGGCGCCAATATGATCCACACCATAAGACAGGTCATCAACAATGATGAAAAATTCAGACAGATCTTAAGAGGGCTGAATAAAGATTTCTACCATCAGACCGTAACTACCCGGCAGGTTGAAAATTATATTTCTTCAAAATCGGGAATTGACTTTTCAGGTGTTTTTGACCAGTACCTGAGAACAGTAAAGATCCCGACTCTTGAATACACTCAAAATGGAGACAGTCTGAAATTCCGTTATACAGATATTGTAAAAAATCTGAAACTGCCGGTCATCATCAATGGAGACCAAACCATAACTCCCACTGAAAGCTGGCAGACCGTGAAACTGAAAAAAAGTACTCCGGTTGAATGGAATCCAAATTATTATATTCATTATAAGAATGTTCAATAAATAAAAAAAGACAAATCTGCTCTGTACAGATTTGTCTTTTTGCTTTTTTTACAAAAATTTTAAGAAAAGTTTAATACTCAGGTTCGTAACAAAATGGAAAAAAAAGCAACTATTTAACTATAAGATTTAAACCTAATGAGAAAAATTGCAATGAGCTTGGGACTTTTCGCTGCTTTTCTGGCGAATGCACAGTCTATCAAAACAACGATTGATCTTGTCAATGTAAAAGACGACAAGGTTGCCGTTACCATGGAGTTTCCGAAAATGAAATCCGGTGATATTAAATTCCACTTTCCCAAAACGGTTCCTGGTACCTATTCCGAAGATGACTACGGAAGATTTATAGAAGGAATCAAATTCTATGATAACAAAGGCAAAGAACTTACTTACACCAAAGTGAATGACAATACCTATTCATTGAAAAACGCCCAGAATCTGACTAAGGTTTCTTACCTGGTCAATGACAGTTTTGATGAAGAAATGGATACGTCAAAGCATAAAGCAGTATTTTCTCCGTCAGGAACAGATATTGAGCAGGGAAAAGTCTATATGATCAATACCCATGGTTTTATCGGTTATATTGATAATATGCAGGATGTTCCTTACCAGCTGGTCATCCAGAAGCCTGCTGATTTCTATGGTACAACCGCTTTGGTAGACCAGGATAAGTCTGAGTCTACAGATACCTTTACATTAGCTAACTACGCGAAAGTAACCGATTCTCCGCTGATGTACACGAAACCGGATTATATCACCTTCAATGCAGGAGGAATGGAACTTGTACTTGGCGTATATTCCCCGACAGGAAAATATAAAGCTGCAGATTTTAAAGATAATCTTGAAAAAATGGTCATCGCCCAGAAGAAATTCCTGGGGGATATGAATACCAATAAGAAGTATGCCATCATGCTTTATCTGGCAGGGGGTGACGGGCCTAGAATCAAAGGATTCGGAGCATTGGAGCACCATGAATCTACCAGCGTGGTCCTTCCTGAAGGTATGCCGAAGGAGGCTATTGACAACACGATCACGGATGTGGTTTCCCATGAGTTCTTCCATACTGTAAATCCTCTGAAAACGCATTCTGAAGAGATTCACTACTTTGATTATGCAAATCCAAAGATGTCTCAGCACCTGTGGATGTACGAAGGCGGAACGGAATATTTTGCCAACCTGTTCCAGATCCAGGAAGGTCTTATAGATAAAGAACATTTCCTTCAGAGAATTGGTGAGAAAATTGCCAATTCAAAGAATTATGACGATACCATGCCGTTCACGGTGATGAGTAAAAATGTATTGAAAGAACCGTATAAAGATCAGTACAGAAATGTTTACGAGAAGGGTGCTCTTCTGGCCATGTGTCTTGATATCGAATTGAGAAAACTTTCCAACGGAGAAATGGGCTATCGTGATATGATCAGAAAGCTTTCTCAAAGATTTGGTGAAAACAAGCCTTTCAAAGATGATAAACTGATTGACGAGCTGGTAGCGGTAACCGGATATCCACAGGTAAAAGATTTCTACAGTAAATATATTGCAGGCAACCAGCCTACGCCTTATGCACAATATCTGAATATGGTAGGAGTTGATATTCAGAAGCAGGAAAGTAATCCTATCTTCTGGTTTATTAAGGATCCTAACCAAACCGGGTTTGATGAAAAGAACAACGCATTTGCATTTGACGAGAATTCAGCACTTTCTCCTTTTGCAAAAAGCATAGGCTTTAAGATCACAGACCAGGTTCTTGCTCTGGACGGAAAGAATGTAGATATCAAAAAGATACAGGATTTCATCAGCTATACCCATACCATCAAAGACGGGCAGGAAGTTACGGTAACCATCTTAAGAGATAATGCCGGCAAAAAAGAGAAGATGAACCTTAAAGGAAAAGCAATTCTTGATAAAATGACAATGGAAACGCCTGTATTCAAGGCCAATCCTACTCCGGCAGAACTGAAGCTACAGACTCAGTGGCTGACCGGTAAAAAATAAAATAAACGGAAAAGCGGGGAAACAATTTCCCCGCTTTTTTATTATCCTTTATGGATAAACAAATTTATAAATTGCAAATCTGATTAAGCCTTTCTGATAGTGATTCTGAATGTACTTCCTTTTCCTACCTCTGTCTGGGAAATCTTAATATCCCCGTTATGGTATTCATGAATAACCCTTCTTGCTAAAGACAATCCCAGTCCCCAGCCTCTTTTTTTGGTAGAATATCCGGGTTTAAAAGCATTGCTTGCCTGTTGTTTTGTCATTCCGCTTCCGGTATCTTTTACCTCAACCAGAATATTCTTGTTTCTTTCAAAGACAGACAGCACGATGGTGCCCTCACCTTTCATGGCATCCACAGCATTTTTAACAAGGTTTTCGATCACCCAGCTCATCAGGATTTTATTGTGCGGAACCAGAAGCGTATAGGTTGGGAGATGTAAGGTAAAATTGATCTTCCTTGATATTCTTGTCTTTAAATAGTCAAAATTTTCCTGAATTGTTTCATTGAAGTTCATATCATTGAGCTCAGGAACAGAACCTATTTTTGAAAATCTTTCAGAAATAGTCCGCAGCCTTTCAATGTCTTTTTCAATTTCGTGTATTCCTTCAGATTCCGGATTATCCAGTTTCATGATTTCCATCCAGCCTATCATGGAAGAAAGAGGGGTACCGATCTGGTGGGCTGTTTCTTTAGCCAGACCTGCCCAGAGATATCCTTCATCCGTCTTTTTTATAGTTCTGAAAAACCAGAAAGAAAAGCCAAAATACAGCAGGATAAAAAGTCCTAAAATATAAGGTGAATACCGAAGGTTATTCAGCAGTCGTGAGTTGTCATAATATACGAACTGGTTATTACCATCGGGAACCTTGATTTCAATGGGATCATAGTTTTTTTCCATATTCCGCATAAGGTCCTGAAGTTTTTCAGGGTTATTTATTGTACTTTCAGGAATATTACGGTAATAGCCCAGGTCAAGGATCGGGTTTTTGTATTTATCGGTTACAATAAACGGAATGGTATTATTAATATTAAGGATATCCGGAAGCAGATCCAGGACATCGGTATCCGGGGTTTTGACTTCCTGCTGTATCCTGATCGCTTTCGAAAGGAGGCTGATCCTTTTGATCTCTTCTTTTCTGAGAAAATTGATCAGCGATGTGGAGGCCACTACGATGGCAATCACCAAAGTAGTCATGACAACAAAAATGATCCAGTTATTCAGCCTGGTGAGTATGGATTTCCTCAAGTTATTTTATTTTAAAACATTCAGGATCTTTTGCAGCTCTGTATTGCCGCTTCCCTGATAGTTGTTGATAATAATCGAAAACACATATTTTTTACCGTCCTTTGCCGTATGGTAGCCTGCGAAAGATTTGGTATCCCTCATGGTACCGCTCTTCATTTTCATTCCGTTATCCTGCACCGGAAAACCATTATAGTACGCTTCAAACCATGACTGTTTTTTAGCATATAAAAGGGCCTGTACTTCAGCTTTTGCCGACACATAATTCTGTGGGGAAAGTCCGCTTCCGTCTGCAAAGTTGATCATATTCGGGTTGATTCCTTTTGATTTCCAGAACTCTTTCAGATAAGAGACGCCGCTTTTGAAGCCGGGGTTTCCTTTTTTCTCTTTTCCTAAGGTTTTGATTAACGTTTCCCCATAAAGGTTGATACTTTTTCTCAGAAACCAGTAGACAATTTTATCCAGCGTAGGAGACTGATAGGTCAGAATGATATTATTTTTCGGAGCTTCCAGTGCTTTTTTCCCTTCTATTTCCAATTGAGAATTCGTGACTGCTTTTCCTGAAAGTTCAATTCCGGATTCTTTCAGCCATTGTTTTACTTCTGCAGCCAGCTGCAATGGCGGATTGGGGGTAGAACCTGATACCGTCACCGTTTTCCCTCCCGGCAGCATTCCGTTGATCAGTGCAACTTCAGAATGCGGGGCGGTAAAAATCAAACTCTGATCTGAGCTTCCACCGGTCTTCAGGTCATTTAACCATTGTACTCCTTCTAAAGGATAGGAGAAACTTTTAAAATCAGTTCCATTGATGTTGATATCAAACTGATTCTCCCTCCAGTTGATTCCCCAGACTCCTGCACCATAATAATTACCAAGATCGTCCCACGGCCATCCTCCGGGAATGGTCTGATGGTCAAAATAAGAATCATCAATCACCAGGTCTCCCGATATTTTTGTAATTCCTGATTTTTTTACTGCTTCTATCAGCTTGTTTTTAAAATTTTCGGGCTTATAGGCATCGTAACGCCAGCTTCCCAGGGTAGGATCTCCATTGGAACTGATGAAAAGGTTACCGTTCAAGGTTCCACCGGATATATTTCCCGAATAGCTTGATGTGGTGGTATAGGTATACTCTTTACCCAGAGTTTCAAGGGCAGCTCCGGCGGTAAAGATTTTCTGGGTAGAGGCTGTGGAAAGCCCTTTGCTTCCCTGGTATTCATAGATAAAGTTTCCATTTTCATCTGAAACATAAAATGACAGACTGGAGGAAACTGCTCCCGAAGAATCCATCAGGTCTTTGGTTACCTTATCTAATTTCTGAGCGATATTCTGGGCAGAAACAACCTGTACGGAAAGGATGAGTCCTGCAAGTGTTTTCTTCATTACTTTGTCGTTTGGTTCTTGACTTTATTAATGGTCTTGATTTCTTTAGCCAATCTGTGACCGATTTCTTCGTAGTATTATATTCAAAATCTGATCAAATATAGTTAAAATAAAAGCTATTCATATTCTTCCAGATCATCTGAAGTAAAAAGGATCCTGTGATCCGGAACTTTCTCAAATGAACAGTCGTATTTAAAATACTTTTCATAATCGCTTTCGTCTATAAAAGCATCCATCTGGCAGGTCTTTATGTAATCTATCTCTCCTTCATAATCATCCCTATGGAACTGGCTTGCACCCCATGGCTCGTTGCCGCACCGTAAACAGTATTTATGATGAAGTGCTTTGTAACCGCATATTTCACAGTCTCTCAGGTTCCGGAAAAGATCTGAAATTTCATGTTGGATATCCTGCTGAAACAAATCCAAAGGAACAGTTTTCAAAAGCAGATAATAGTTCGGTTCATGCCATGAAAAACTGAAGGGCTCACCGGCACTTACAGATTCCTTTGTGTAAAGCTTTAACTCCTGAAGATCGCATTCTGCTTCTGCTTTAACGAGATCTTTAATATTGAGGATGGCTTTCTTCTTATATTT
It encodes the following:
- a CDS encoding Crp/Fnr family transcriptional regulator encodes the protein MFHFLQKHIQEIINPTDDEFEIIQSFFVKKKFRKRQFLIQEHQPVHEIFLIEKGILKSSIIDSSGKEHILQFAASNWWISDFAGFFKQETSSLAVDCIEDSEVYALSYEDLNLLCRKVPVMEHFFRVKSNFGYVALQQRILSLMSKTAKERYEDFIKQYPGFTDHIPKQLIASYLGVSRETLSRLYS
- a CDS encoding type 1 glutamine amidotransferase domain-containing protein; translation: MKKKALIVVTSVEKYPEMERATGLWLGEAVHFYEKLEEKGYEIDFVSPKGGYTPLDPVSLQMFVQPADWKYYADKTFRNKLGNTLQPKDINAKDYGVMYYTGGHGVIWDFPDNKELQEIARDIYEDGGIVSSVCHGAVGLFNIKLSNGESLIKGKTLTGFSNSEEIAAELADHVPFLTEDVLKSKGAHYVKADQDFIPFAVADGNLVTGQNPQSGAAVAEKVLEILEK
- the tatC gene encoding twin-arginine translocase subunit TatC → MSDGKDMSFLGHIGELRGHLIRSIIAIIIAAFAVGFNINWIMDHIFFGPTRNDFPTFRLVNHFSRMILGEDSIHLPKDFPVRVQRLYQQFNVMMAVSIFGGMVAAFPYIVWELWRFISPALHPREKKNSIYIINAVWMLFMTGVLCGYFLILPFAVNFGVIFKISDIIVPLYDLSDYTTLFLQVVLGMGVIFLFPILIYFLTSIGILTPTFMKTYRRHAIVLIMVVAAIITPADVLSMLMAAFPLLILYEFSIMMCTFTYKRVQKSNGNLPAVKES
- a CDS encoding M1 family metallopeptidase translates to MKKLSYTLLFASGLVFGQFFEKDKVFTKQDTLKGSNTAYRDFWDVKKYDLSVEPDFKQKSIKGINTISFDIIKDVTNPTFQIDLQQPMKADKVTASFPIAHYKQDGDFIFITTHKKFKKGEKYTIDVTYSGNPTIAKKAPWDGGWVFTEDEKGNPWMSVADEGIGASIWLPTKDIWSDEPDNGIIMKIITPNDLVGVGNGRLIDKKTDGGKTAYTWQVKNPINAYSIIPNIGKYVNFKDTFDGEKGKLDLDYWVLDYNLDKAKKHFEQVKPMLSAFEYWFGPYPFYEDSYKLVDSPYLGMEHQSNVAYGNQYMNGYLGRDLSGTGVGLKWDFIIIHESGHEWFANNITAKDQADMWIHESFTNYSEVLFTEKYLDKKSADIYAIGIRNIISNDVPIIGKYGVRNEGSGDMYPKGANMIHTIRQVINNDEKFRQILRGLNKDFYHQTVTTRQVENYISSKSGIDFSGVFDQYLRTVKIPTLEYTQNGDSLKFRYTDIVKNLKLPVIINGDQTITPTESWQTVKLKKSTPVEWNPNYYIHYKNVQ
- a CDS encoding M61 family metallopeptidase yields the protein MRKIAMSLGLFAAFLANAQSIKTTIDLVNVKDDKVAVTMEFPKMKSGDIKFHFPKTVPGTYSEDDYGRFIEGIKFYDNKGKELTYTKVNDNTYSLKNAQNLTKVSYLVNDSFDEEMDTSKHKAVFSPSGTDIEQGKVYMINTHGFIGYIDNMQDVPYQLVIQKPADFYGTTALVDQDKSESTDTFTLANYAKVTDSPLMYTKPDYITFNAGGMELVLGVYSPTGKYKAADFKDNLEKMVIAQKKFLGDMNTNKKYAIMLYLAGGDGPRIKGFGALEHHESTSVVLPEGMPKEAIDNTITDVVSHEFFHTVNPLKTHSEEIHYFDYANPKMSQHLWMYEGGTEYFANLFQIQEGLIDKEHFLQRIGEKIANSKNYDDTMPFTVMSKNVLKEPYKDQYRNVYEKGALLAMCLDIELRKLSNGEMGYRDMIRKLSQRFGENKPFKDDKLIDELVAVTGYPQVKDFYSKYIAGNQPTPYAQYLNMVGVDIQKQESNPIFWFIKDPNQTGFDEKNNAFAFDENSALSPFAKSIGFKITDQVLALDGKNVDIKKIQDFISYTHTIKDGQEVTVTILRDNAGKKEKMNLKGKAILDKMTMETPVFKANPTPAELKLQTQWLTGKK
- a CDS encoding sensor histidine kinase; translated protein: MRKSILTRLNNWIIFVVMTTLVIAIVVASTSLINFLRKEEIKRISLLSKAIRIQQEVKTPDTDVLDLLPDILNINNTIPFIVTDKYKNPILDLGYYRNIPESTINNPEKLQDLMRNMEKNYDPIEIKVPDGNNQFVYYDNSRLLNNLRYSPYILGLFILLYFGFSFWFFRTIKKTDEGYLWAGLAKETAHQIGTPLSSMIGWMEIMKLDNPESEGIHEIEKDIERLRTISERFSKIGSVPELNDMNFNETIQENFDYLKTRISRKINFTLHLPTYTLLVPHNKILMSWVIENLVKNAVDAMKGEGTIVLSVFERNKNILVEVKDTGSGMTKQQASNAFKPGYSTKKRGWGLGLSLARRVIHEYHNGDIKISQTEVGKGSTFRITIRKA
- the dacB gene encoding D-alanyl-D-alanine carboxypeptidase/D-alanyl-D-alanine endopeptidase; protein product: MKKTLAGLILSVQVVSAQNIAQKLDKVTKDLMDSSGAVSSSLSFYVSDENGNFIYEYQGSKGLSTASTQKIFTAGAALETLGKEYTYTTTSSYSGNISGGTLNGNLFISSNGDPTLGSWRYDAYKPENFKNKLIEAVKKSGITKISGDLVIDDSYFDHQTIPGGWPWDDLGNYYGAGVWGINWRENQFDININGTDFKSFSYPLEGVQWLNDLKTGGSSDQSLIFTAPHSEVALINGMLPGGKTVTVSGSTPNPPLQLAAEVKQWLKESGIELSGKAVTNSQLEIEGKKALEAPKNNIILTYQSPTLDKIVYWFLRKSINLYGETLIKTLGKEKKGNPGFKSGVSYLKEFWKSKGINPNMINFADGSGLSPQNYVSAKAEVQALLYAKKQSWFEAYYNGFPVQDNGMKMKSGTMRDTKSFAGYHTAKDGKKYVFSIIINNYQGSGNTELQKILNVLK